From Micromonospora echinospora, one genomic window encodes:
- a CDS encoding alkaline phosphatase D family protein, with protein MSVTRRSVLRWGGAAVATALVAPQVTARPALAVPLPADPFTLGVASGDPSPDGVVLWTRLAPSPLDPDGGMPGVPVQVNWQVATDERFGDVVRAGSVRAEPGWAHSVHVEVSGLLPDRVYYYRFRAGRHLSPVGRTRTFPAAGAAVTSMTLAAVSCQSLPAGRYAAYRHLAAGDHDLVLHLGDYIYEAAGAANPNAGPDRRHAPFKVIRTLEEYRIRHAQYRLDPDLQAAHAAAPFLCVPDDHEVVNNAAGDLGADGNSTPEVYLPRRAAAFQAYYEHLPLRRSSMPQGPAMQLYRRLDYGNLAQLTLLDTRQYRSPQEDGPTFQRLKPSAYDVARTMTGPEQERWLLAGLAASSARWNVIGQQVYFAAIDMEPGDAEFYNTDKWDGYPAARSRITGFLHQRRPRNPVVLSGDVHAAMVNDITLDADPASPVVATEFLGSSITSEKGNNDLFEAALPENPQVRYYNGRQRGYLSCTVTPEQWTADLWFVDDVLDAGSPVRRGASYVLEDGRPGAQAA; from the coding sequence ATGTCTGTCACCCGACGGTCCGTGTTGAGGTGGGGCGGCGCGGCCGTCGCCACCGCCCTCGTCGCCCCGCAGGTCACCGCGCGGCCGGCGCTCGCCGTGCCCCTGCCGGCGGACCCGTTCACGCTGGGCGTCGCCTCCGGCGACCCGTCGCCCGACGGGGTGGTGCTGTGGACCCGGCTGGCGCCTTCGCCGCTGGACCCGGACGGCGGCATGCCGGGGGTTCCGGTACAGGTGAACTGGCAGGTCGCCACCGACGAGCGCTTCGGCGACGTGGTGCGCGCCGGCAGCGTACGGGCGGAGCCGGGCTGGGCGCACTCGGTGCACGTCGAGGTGAGCGGCCTGCTGCCGGACCGGGTCTACTACTACCGCTTCCGGGCCGGCCGGCACCTCAGCCCCGTCGGGCGGACCCGCACCTTCCCCGCTGCCGGTGCGGCGGTGACGTCGATGACGCTCGCCGCGGTCTCCTGCCAGTCGCTTCCCGCCGGACGCTACGCCGCCTACCGGCACCTCGCCGCCGGCGACCACGACCTGGTGCTGCACCTCGGCGACTACATCTACGAGGCGGCCGGGGCGGCCAACCCGAACGCCGGGCCGGACCGCAGACACGCGCCGTTCAAGGTGATCCGCACCCTGGAGGAGTACCGGATCCGGCACGCGCAGTACCGGCTCGACCCGGACCTCCAGGCCGCGCACGCCGCCGCGCCGTTCCTCTGCGTGCCCGACGACCACGAGGTCGTCAACAACGCCGCCGGTGACCTCGGCGCGGACGGCAACAGCACGCCGGAGGTGTACCTGCCGCGACGGGCGGCGGCGTTCCAGGCGTACTACGAGCACCTGCCGCTGCGCCGGTCCTCCATGCCGCAGGGACCCGCGATGCAGTTGTACCGCCGGCTCGACTACGGCAACCTGGCGCAGCTGACCCTGCTGGACACCCGGCAGTACCGCAGCCCCCAGGAGGACGGGCCGACCTTCCAGCGCCTCAAGCCGTCGGCGTACGACGTCGCGCGTACGATGACCGGCCCGGAGCAGGAGCGGTGGCTCCTGGCGGGCCTGGCCGCCTCGTCGGCCCGGTGGAACGTCATCGGCCAGCAGGTCTACTTCGCCGCGATCGACATGGAACCCGGGGACGCCGAGTTCTACAACACCGACAAGTGGGACGGCTACCCGGCGGCCCGGTCCCGCATCACCGGCTTCCTCCACCAGCGCCGGCCGCGCAACCCGGTGGTGCTCAGCGGCGACGTGCACGCCGCCATGGTCAACGACATCACCCTGGACGCGGATCCGGCGTCGCCGGTGGTCGCCACCGAGTTCCTCGGCAGCTCGATCACGAGCGAGAAGGGCAACAACGACCTCTTCGAGGCGGCGCTGCCGGAGAATCCGCAGGTCCGGTACTACAACGGGCGTCAGCGCGGCTACCTGTCCTGCACGGTGACGCCGGAGCAGTGGACCGCCGACCTCTGGTTCGTCGACGACGTCCTCGACGCCGGATCGCCGGTACGCCGGGGCGCGTCCTACGTCCTGGAGGACGGACGGCCCGGGGCACAGGCGGCCTGA
- a CDS encoding helix-turn-helix domain-containing protein — translation MRVNRPEALPVGRRVAYWRVRRKLSQQVFADRLGKSKSWVDKIERGVRSLDKVSTLQAIAAVLRVDTAVLLGRDIHPVEVTERVEDVERIRAALSRYEIPLGRPAGRRPVLPVDRMAREVAHVWTTFQYARYPQVVDLLPDLLTDAQRTHAHDSEAARVPLVEAYRITAALLVKLGDADLAWLAADRAMIAATGDRVLVAAAAVQLGQVLRESGWAREATSAMRAAAYRIAPPVIEYGSPIELSLCGTLLVQAALAAARYGDDAAVTELLDEAADLAERVGDGQDHHRTGFGPTAVALARATAAVDLGDARDAVTWHEKTIQRGGWRCLPVEHRAAHLVDAARAYLEVGDPVNAGRVLVDAARIAPAEVRHRPTARDVLAQVARDPDAPATVTQLADTLGVG, via the coding sequence ATGAGGGTGAACCGGCCGGAGGCTCTCCCGGTCGGCCGGCGGGTGGCGTACTGGCGGGTGCGGCGGAAGCTGTCGCAGCAGGTGTTCGCCGACCGGCTCGGCAAGTCCAAGAGTTGGGTGGACAAGATCGAGCGGGGTGTCCGCTCGCTGGACAAGGTGTCGACCCTCCAAGCCATCGCCGCTGTGCTGCGGGTCGACACGGCGGTGTTGCTGGGTCGGGATATTCACCCGGTCGAGGTGACCGAACGAGTCGAGGATGTGGAGCGAATCCGGGCGGCGTTGTCCCGGTACGAGATCCCGCTCGGCAGGCCGGCTGGACGCCGACCCGTCCTGCCTGTCGACCGGATGGCCCGAGAGGTCGCGCACGTGTGGACGACCTTCCAGTACGCCCGCTACCCGCAGGTCGTCGACCTGCTGCCAGACCTGCTGACCGACGCGCAGCGCACCCACGCCCACGATTCCGAGGCAGCCAGGGTGCCGCTGGTGGAGGCGTACCGGATCACCGCCGCACTGCTGGTGAAGCTCGGTGACGCTGACCTGGCGTGGCTGGCCGCCGATCGAGCGATGATCGCCGCCACGGGGGACCGGGTCCTGGTGGCTGCTGCTGCGGTGCAGCTCGGGCAGGTGCTACGCGAATCGGGGTGGGCGAGGGAGGCGACGTCGGCGATGCGGGCCGCCGCGTACCGGATCGCCCCACCCGTGATCGAGTACGGCAGCCCGATCGAGCTTTCCCTGTGTGGAACCCTGCTCGTCCAAGCCGCCCTGGCCGCCGCCCGCTACGGCGACGATGCTGCCGTTACCGAGTTGCTTGACGAGGCCGCCGACCTGGCCGAACGGGTCGGCGATGGCCAGGACCACCACCGCACCGGTTTCGGACCCACCGCCGTTGCCCTGGCCCGTGCCACCGCAGCCGTCGACCTGGGTGACGCCCGGGACGCGGTGACCTGGCACGAGAAGACCATCCAGCGGGGCGGCTGGCGGTGCCTGCCCGTCGAGCATCGCGCCGCGCACCTGGTCGACGCCGCCCGCGCCTATCTCGAAGTCGGCGACCCGGTCAACGCCGGCCGGGTACTGGTCGACGCCGCGCGGATCGCGCCAGCCGAGGTCCGCCATCGTCCCACCGCGCGGGACGTACTCGCCCAGGTTGCCCGCGACCCCGACGCGCCGGCCACGGTCACCCAGCTCGCCGACACCCTCGGGGTGGGCTGA
- a CDS encoding class I SAM-dependent DNA methyltransferase — translation MPSTLRLERTRSTTELERLEDRPAFGEVFTRRWVVDTLLDMVGYTADADLPALTIVDPSAGSGAFLTAAVQRLLLARRRTGTAFASLDGCLRAFDVQSEHVARCRHLVEQILLDDGCPVAEAAELSRIWVIRADYLLDEGVSRPADVIIGNPPYIRIEDLPTEINEAYRRRWSTMTGRADVYVGFIQRGLSTLKPGGRLGFICADRWMRNQYGAALRRFVTDGFSVDAVWTMHDVDAFESRVSAYPAITLLRRGEQGSAVVADTDASFGAASAAELVRWSQRSETNSFQGSGFAAHRLPHWFPGDEMWPAGSPARLAMIEHLKDNFSPLHDPDGGTRVGIGVATGADQVFVTTDGEAVEPDRLLPLSMVRDIATGAFAWSGRYLVNPWEADGSLVDLNAYPRLRAYLARHSTTLRGRFIAKQRPATWYRTIDKVNHELTARPKLLLQDMKTTIHPVLERGGSYPHHNLYFVVSDVWDMEVLGGLLLSGVAQAFIEAYCVRMRGGTLRFQAQYLKQIRVPQPGAIDTTVGERLRLAFRHRDRQAATRAAVAAYGLDTFDLD, via the coding sequence GTGCCTTCGACTCTTCGCCTCGAGCGAACCCGCTCCACGACTGAACTCGAGCGCCTCGAGGACCGTCCGGCGTTCGGTGAGGTCTTCACCCGCCGCTGGGTCGTAGACACGCTGCTAGACATGGTCGGCTACACGGCTGACGCAGATCTGCCTGCACTGACTATCGTTGACCCCTCGGCTGGCTCCGGCGCCTTCCTGACCGCCGCGGTTCAGCGGCTCCTACTGGCGCGACGTCGCACCGGAACAGCCTTCGCGAGTCTGGATGGCTGTCTACGGGCCTTCGACGTGCAATCTGAGCACGTCGCCCGGTGCCGCCACCTGGTTGAACAGATTCTGCTCGACGATGGCTGTCCGGTGGCAGAGGCCGCTGAGCTGTCCAGGATCTGGGTAATCCGGGCCGACTACCTGCTTGATGAGGGTGTTTCCAGGCCAGCCGATGTGATCATCGGCAACCCGCCATACATTCGCATCGAAGACCTGCCCACCGAGATCAACGAGGCGTACCGCCGCCGTTGGAGCACGATGACTGGACGAGCAGACGTCTACGTTGGTTTCATTCAACGCGGGCTGTCCACGCTCAAGCCGGGTGGACGGCTCGGGTTCATCTGCGCGGACCGGTGGATGCGCAACCAGTACGGAGCTGCGCTGCGCCGCTTCGTTACCGACGGCTTCTCTGTTGACGCGGTGTGGACCATGCACGACGTGGACGCCTTTGAAAGTCGGGTCTCGGCCTACCCGGCGATAACCCTGCTACGTCGCGGCGAGCAGGGCAGCGCGGTGGTCGCCGACACCGATGCCTCCTTCGGTGCCGCCTCTGCGGCGGAGTTGGTCAGATGGTCCCAGAGGTCAGAGACCAACTCTTTCCAGGGCAGCGGTTTTGCCGCTCACCGGCTGCCACACTGGTTTCCCGGCGATGAAATGTGGCCTGCGGGTTCGCCGGCGCGGCTGGCGATGATTGAGCACCTGAAGGACAACTTTTCGCCGTTGCACGATCCAGACGGCGGCACCCGGGTTGGTATCGGCGTCGCCACCGGCGCTGATCAGGTCTTCGTCACCACCGACGGAGAGGCGGTCGAGCCCGACAGGTTGCTTCCCCTGTCGATGGTCCGTGACATCGCCACCGGCGCCTTTGCCTGGTCTGGGCGCTATCTGGTCAACCCGTGGGAGGCCGATGGGTCGCTGGTCGACCTAAACGCCTATCCGAGATTGCGGGCTTACCTGGCGAGGCACAGCACTACGCTGCGCGGCCGGTTCATAGCCAAGCAGCGGCCGGCAACGTGGTACCGGACGATCGACAAGGTCAATCACGAGCTGACCGCCCGGCCGAAGCTCCTGCTGCAGGACATGAAGACGACGATCCACCCCGTTCTGGAGCGGGGTGGCTCCTATCCACATCACAACCTGTACTTCGTCGTCTCCGATGTGTGGGACATGGAGGTGCTCGGCGGGCTGCTGCTATCCGGAGTCGCGCAGGCGTTCATCGAGGCGTACTGCGTGCGGATGCGCGGCGGCACGCTGCGGTTTCAGGCTCAATACCTCAAACAGATCCGCGTGCCGCAGCCAGGTGCCATCGACACTACGGTCGGCGAACGGCTGCGCTTGGCGTTCCGTCACCGCGACCGGCAGGCCGCGACCCGCGCCGCCGTCGCCGCCTACGGCCTCGACACGTTCGACCTCGACTGA
- a CDS encoding transglutaminase domain-containing protein has translation MSRWLLVRAALAGLLGLAPVVAFAGLFGRTADEALADPGYLLATAGAALLPALAGMLLATTTRVPPVTRLTVELTVLVAYVGLVSPARVTDGPYRLLTSVPPVDPGGPELALVAVFAGLAGIGAVEPSLRRAAAPWALPAPLLAMTAGLLLTTPTGVPGWLAPAVAVIALAMLATAAAGHRDPDADPGVRAPGRLVGLPGLVLVLAAGAAASLLGPALVTVAGERTPADPRDLVAQPVRPRTGSSPLAQFPALRTGKLGLRLTVTGDGTPDRLRYATLDRFDGTYWTSAATYWRAGRQLPAPTGPAELVTQQIRIDQRGPLEWLVSAGRPVEVSLGGLGVDRTTGDVIFPENRPAPEGYTVRSAVPRFTVADLPADPPAVLPPGSVPAGSVPAGLLAQATSITGASAGYPALRRLADHFARNGDYRLDTSPRPPAGHGLYQIDRLLETRNGTAEQYASAFAVLARALGYDARVVVGFRTRTGPGDSRVVTGRDVDAWAEVRFTNAGWVPFHPTPGQSGDRRPEQPDPPPSSAPEPARTPNAPKPVGSPGSAAPPGAAPDSGRPASGPPWPAVALLSVLGLFVLVGAPPTAKRAVRARRRRLDDPGRRLLAAWRDTLERCAETGVTVSRASTTGEALATLTGRVPAADGPARALVALVDAAAYGPARVTIVEADRAWALADTVRRQLAAASSRRQRIAAALRVPPRIPVAGAGR, from the coding sequence GTGAGCCGATGGCTCCTGGTCAGGGCGGCGCTGGCCGGCCTGCTCGGACTGGCGCCGGTGGTCGCGTTCGCGGGGCTCTTCGGCCGCACCGCCGACGAGGCCCTGGCCGACCCCGGATACCTGCTGGCGACCGCTGGCGCCGCCCTGCTGCCGGCGCTGGCCGGGATGCTGCTCGCCACGACGACCCGGGTTCCGCCGGTCACCCGGCTCACCGTCGAACTGACGGTGCTCGTCGCCTACGTCGGGCTGGTCAGCCCGGCCCGGGTCACCGACGGGCCGTACCGGCTGCTCACCTCCGTGCCCCCGGTCGACCCGGGCGGGCCGGAACTGGCCCTGGTGGCGGTCTTCGCCGGGCTGGCCGGCATCGGCGCGGTGGAACCGTCGCTGCGTCGTGCCGCCGCGCCCTGGGCGTTGCCGGCGCCGCTGCTGGCGATGACCGCCGGCCTGCTCCTGACCACGCCGACCGGGGTTCCGGGCTGGCTGGCACCGGCGGTGGCCGTGATCGCCCTGGCGATGCTCGCCACCGCCGCCGCCGGACACCGTGACCCGGACGCCGACCCCGGTGTGAGGGCTCCGGGCCGGTTGGTCGGCCTGCCCGGGCTCGTCCTGGTGCTGGCCGCCGGGGCGGCGGCCAGCCTGCTCGGGCCGGCCCTGGTCACCGTGGCCGGCGAGCGGACCCCGGCGGATCCCCGGGACCTGGTCGCGCAACCCGTGCGCCCGCGCACCGGCAGCAGCCCGCTGGCCCAGTTCCCGGCGCTGCGCACCGGAAAACTCGGCCTGCGGCTGACCGTCACCGGCGACGGGACGCCCGACCGGTTGCGGTACGCCACCCTGGACCGTTTCGACGGCACCTACTGGACCAGCGCGGCCACCTACTGGCGGGCCGGACGTCAGCTGCCCGCCCCGACCGGTCCGGCGGAGCTGGTCACCCAGCAGATCCGGATCGACCAGCGTGGCCCGCTCGAATGGCTGGTCAGTGCCGGGCGGCCGGTAGAGGTGTCGCTCGGCGGACTCGGGGTGGACCGGACCACCGGGGACGTGATCTTCCCGGAGAACCGGCCGGCCCCGGAGGGGTACACCGTACGGAGCGCCGTACCCCGCTTCACCGTGGCGGACCTGCCGGCCGACCCGCCGGCCGTGCTCCCGCCGGGGTCGGTGCCGGCCGGGTCGGTGCCGGCCGGACTGCTCGCCCAGGCCACCTCGATCACCGGGGCCAGCGCGGGCTACCCCGCCCTGCGCCGGCTCGCCGACCACTTCGCCCGCAACGGCGACTACCGGCTGGACACCTCGCCCCGACCTCCGGCCGGGCACGGGCTCTACCAGATCGACCGGTTGCTGGAGACCCGCAACGGCACCGCCGAGCAGTACGCGTCGGCGTTCGCCGTGCTGGCCCGGGCGCTCGGCTACGACGCCCGGGTGGTGGTGGGGTTCCGCACCCGGACGGGCCCCGGCGACAGTCGCGTGGTCACCGGCCGGGACGTGGACGCCTGGGCGGAGGTGCGCTTCACCAATGCCGGTTGGGTGCCGTTCCATCCGACACCCGGCCAGTCCGGGGACCGCCGTCCGGAGCAGCCCGATCCGCCACCGAGCAGCGCGCCCGAGCCGGCCCGTACGCCGAACGCACCGAAACCCGTCGGCTCCCCCGGCTCGGCCGCCCCGCCGGGTGCCGCCCCGGACTCCGGGCGGCCGGCGTCGGGCCCACCCTGGCCGGCCGTGGCGCTGCTCTCCGTACTGGGACTGTTCGTGCTGGTGGGTGCGCCGCCGACGGCCAAGCGGGCGGTGCGGGCCAGACGGCGTCGTCTCGACGATCCCGGTCGCCGGCTGCTCGCCGCCTGGCGGGACACGCTGGAACGCTGTGCCGAGACGGGAGTCACCGTCTCCCGGGCCAGTACGACCGGCGAGGCGCTGGCGACGCTGACCGGCCGGGTCCCGGCGGCCGACGGACCGGCGCGGGCCCTGGTGGCGTTGGTCGACGCGGCGGCCTACGGCCCGGCGCGGGTGACGATCGTCGAGGCCGACCGGGCCTGGGCCCTGGCCGACACGGTACGGCGACAGCTCGCTGCGGCGTCGTCCCGGCGGCAGCGGATCGCCGCCGCACTGCGGGTTCCGCCGAGGATTCCGGTGGCCGGCGCCGGGCGGTGA
- a CDS encoding HD domain-containing protein, with amino-acid sequence MSDDQHAAAMRFIFEAGVLKRAARTGWWFAGVKHPESIAEHSHRTALIGMILAAMEGADPARVTMLCVLHDTQETRITDIPHIAKRYLTAAPNTTVTADQVADCPPAVTDTITTAVAEYEAGETLEAIVARDADKLECLVQAVEYRHQGIDNLQRWIDSSRAAIKTASAHRLADAALTGQPLAWLTPPPHPK; translated from the coding sequence ATGAGCGACGACCAGCATGCTGCCGCGATGAGGTTCATCTTCGAGGCCGGCGTCCTCAAACGCGCGGCCCGAACCGGCTGGTGGTTCGCCGGCGTCAAGCACCCCGAATCCATCGCCGAGCACTCCCACCGCACCGCCCTGATCGGGATGATCCTCGCCGCCATGGAAGGAGCCGACCCCGCCCGGGTCACGATGCTCTGCGTCCTGCACGACACCCAGGAAACCCGCATCACCGACATCCCCCACATCGCCAAGCGCTACCTCACCGCCGCACCCAACACCACCGTCACCGCAGACCAGGTCGCCGACTGCCCACCCGCCGTCACCGACACCATCACCACGGCCGTCGCCGAATACGAAGCCGGCGAAACCCTCGAAGCCATCGTCGCCCGCGACGCCGACAAACTTGAATGCCTCGTGCAAGCCGTCGAATACCGCCACCAGGGCATCGACAACCTCCAACGCTGGATCGACAGCTCCCGCGCCGCAATCAAAACCGCATCCGCGCACCGCCTCGCCGACGCCGCCCTGACCGGACAACCCCTCGCCTGGCTCACGCCGCCGCCGCACCCGAAGTAA
- a CDS encoding spore photoproduct lyase family protein: protein MTDVVPHSRLLDIRRIFVEPEAAALPRGQQVLARFPDAERVEVDSHTRIPELYGDESNVARWVRIKTETLVLGVKKSLTARPNGRSADFIAPSTANGCAMACAYCYVPRRKGYSNPVTVFANIERITGYLSRHVARQDVKDTPNQCDPHAWVYDIGENSDCSLDARVSDNVRDLVACFRDLPSAKASFATKHVNRDLLDWDPRGRTRIRFSLMPARDAKLLDIRTSPVAERIAAIDDFVAAGYEVHVNFSPVVVRDGWLDDWAELLDQLDAGIGPRAKGQLAAEVVFLTHNDRLHEVNLGWHPKAEEVLWRPDLQQPKRSQSGGWNVRYRIGHKGRYVAALTELITARTPYCRIRYAF from the coding sequence GTGACTGACGTCGTCCCGCACTCCCGGCTGCTCGACATCCGGCGGATCTTCGTGGAGCCGGAGGCCGCCGCGCTTCCGCGCGGCCAGCAGGTGCTGGCCCGGTTCCCGGACGCCGAGCGCGTCGAGGTCGACAGCCACACCCGCATCCCCGAGCTGTACGGCGACGAGTCGAACGTGGCCCGCTGGGTGCGGATCAAGACCGAGACCCTCGTACTCGGGGTGAAAAAGTCGCTCACCGCCCGGCCGAACGGCCGCTCCGCCGACTTCATCGCCCCGTCCACCGCCAACGGCTGCGCCATGGCGTGCGCCTACTGCTACGTCCCCCGACGCAAGGGCTACAGCAACCCGGTCACCGTCTTCGCCAACATCGAGCGGATCACCGGATACCTGTCCCGGCACGTGGCCCGGCAGGACGTGAAGGACACCCCGAACCAGTGTGACCCGCACGCGTGGGTGTACGACATCGGCGAGAACTCCGACTGCTCGCTGGACGCCCGGGTCAGCGACAACGTCCGGGACCTGGTCGCCTGCTTCCGCGACCTGCCCAGCGCGAAGGCCAGCTTCGCCACCAAGCACGTCAACCGGGACCTGCTCGACTGGGACCCGCGCGGGCGTACCCGGATCCGGTTCTCGCTGATGCCCGCCCGGGACGCCAAGCTGCTCGACATCCGCACCTCACCGGTCGCCGAGCGGATCGCCGCCATCGACGATTTCGTCGCCGCCGGCTACGAGGTGCACGTCAACTTCAGCCCGGTGGTGGTACGCGACGGCTGGCTCGACGACTGGGCGGAGCTGCTCGACCAACTCGACGCCGGGATCGGCCCCCGGGCCAAGGGACAGCTCGCCGCCGAGGTCGTCTTCCTCACCCACAACGACCGGCTGCACGAGGTCAACCTGGGCTGGCACCCGAAGGCCGAGGAGGTGCTCTGGCGCCCGGACCTCCAGCAGCCCAAACGGTCGCAGTCCGGCGGCTGGAACGTGCGCTACCGGATTGGGCACAAGGGCCGCTACGTCGCCGCGCTGACCGAGCTGATCACGGCCCGCACCCCGTACTGCCGCATCCGCTACGCCTTCTGA
- a CDS encoding PaeR7I family type II restriction endonuclease, with product MDRAAIQHAVEDFWLKRGAQDEALEDGGKAGGGARANGHMGTLTDIVAQEFRDAGLSGAEILAGKPYLPGYYRARKQWDLVVRYRGILVAAIELKSQIKSVQRNINNRFEEALGTATDTHAAQAKNQAFGEVPPWLGYVFILAETAETESVPREPTMLFPGDPAFRDTTYNQRYQEMLRRFIGDNIYQAGWFITTKMTPESVSYAEPLATATALAFQTAIRGRLDFIKAVVQGMSSGETTSL from the coding sequence ATGGACCGTGCGGCGATCCAGCATGCGGTGGAAGACTTCTGGCTCAAACGCGGTGCGCAGGACGAAGCGCTGGAAGACGGCGGTAAGGCCGGCGGCGGCGCGCGCGCCAACGGCCACATGGGAACCTTGACCGACATCGTCGCGCAGGAGTTCCGTGACGCGGGTCTGTCCGGTGCTGAAATCCTTGCCGGTAAGCCGTACCTGCCCGGCTACTACCGCGCCCGGAAGCAATGGGACCTCGTGGTGAGATACCGAGGCATCCTTGTCGCCGCGATCGAGTTAAAGTCTCAGATCAAAAGCGTCCAGCGCAACATCAATAACCGCTTTGAGGAGGCACTGGGCACCGCCACGGACACTCACGCGGCCCAGGCTAAGAATCAGGCGTTCGGCGAGGTTCCGCCGTGGCTCGGCTACGTTTTCATCCTGGCCGAGACCGCGGAGACCGAGAGCGTGCCGCGTGAGCCGACCATGCTGTTCCCCGGCGACCCTGCGTTCCGCGACACCACGTACAATCAGCGCTACCAGGAAATGCTGCGCCGCTTTATCGGCGACAACATCTACCAAGCCGGATGGTTTATAACCACCAAGATGACTCCGGAGTCGGTCAGCTACGCCGAACCCCTCGCGACCGCCACCGCCTTGGCTTTCCAGACTGCCATCCGCGGAAGGCTGGACTTCATCAAGGCCGTCGTTCAGGGCATGAGCTCCGGGGAAACAACCTCATTGTGA
- a CDS encoding helix-turn-helix domain-containing protein, translating into MTQFERSAPTRGDVTGYLLKLIRESIPLTQEQLGVELGVDRATVQSWESGRRPFLAVPLGQAVRIRQRLGSLGANPILLDAVADAAEADAILAALLGPKVEGADITGQPLGCAVLTHRLSDLILWAVLGQTPTFIRSLPAPHRRRGPVATGPTLCAEEQHAFFTNLHVLAERAADQRHPNVLLHRQACFLAGMDPTGASAAWLAQGNARKTHRVTTFRTWSPLWPDARSVVTSLANQGDPEPLRDFISRAHPDDACQRAALNYSAYWVGEIPYRQPDDSFMPTTITDWRGTRLLRHLVERLDADHPFVDLNIHNLWALLTARRGLVHDHPTTGQTLADRAVAILDGDRISAQSRQELTSIVYSLRTEGITGTGTGR; encoded by the coding sequence ATGACGCAGTTCGAACGGTCCGCACCGACGCGGGGCGACGTGACCGGCTACCTGCTGAAGCTCATTCGGGAATCCATACCTCTGACCCAGGAACAGCTCGGCGTGGAACTCGGCGTCGATCGCGCGACCGTCCAGAGCTGGGAGTCAGGACGGCGACCGTTCCTCGCCGTCCCGCTCGGTCAAGCCGTCCGGATCCGTCAGAGGCTCGGCAGCCTCGGGGCGAACCCGATACTGCTCGATGCCGTCGCGGACGCCGCCGAGGCCGATGCCATCCTCGCCGCCCTGCTCGGTCCGAAAGTCGAGGGGGCAGACATCACCGGGCAGCCGCTCGGATGCGCGGTACTCACCCACCGACTGTCCGACCTGATCCTCTGGGCAGTCCTCGGCCAGACACCCACCTTCATCAGAAGCCTCCCCGCGCCCCACCGTCGACGCGGGCCCGTAGCCACCGGCCCTACCCTCTGCGCCGAGGAACAACACGCCTTCTTCACCAACCTGCACGTCCTCGCCGAACGCGCCGCAGACCAGCGCCACCCGAACGTGCTGCTCCACCGGCAGGCATGCTTCCTCGCCGGCATGGACCCCACCGGTGCCTCCGCCGCATGGCTCGCCCAGGGCAACGCCCGCAAGACACATCGGGTGACCACCTTCCGTACCTGGTCACCGCTGTGGCCGGACGCCCGCTCCGTCGTCACCTCGCTGGCCAACCAGGGAGACCCCGAACCACTGCGGGACTTCATCTCCCGCGCGCACCCCGACGACGCCTGCCAGCGCGCCGCCCTCAACTACTCGGCGTACTGGGTCGGCGAGATCCCCTACCGCCAACCCGACGACTCCTTCATGCCCACGACCATCACCGACTGGCGCGGCACCCGACTCCTGCGCCACCTGGTCGAACGCCTCGACGCCGACCACCCCTTCGTAGACCTCAACATCCACAACCTGTGGGCACTGCTCACCGCCCGACGCGGACTCGTCCACGACCACCCCACCACCGGACAAACCCTCGCCGACCGCGCCGTCGCCATCCTCGACGGCGACCGGATCTCCGCGCAGTCCCGGCAGGAACTAACGTCTATCGTCTACAGCCTGCGGACAGAGGGAATCACCGGCACAGGGACGGGCAGATGA